From Elaeis guineensis isolate ETL-2024a chromosome 16, EG11, whole genome shotgun sequence, a single genomic window includes:
- the LOC105059069 gene encoding superoxide dismutase [Cu-Zn], chloroplastic produces MQALLTAAMAAQTVLFTAAHASPLLPPSSARPFHSAFVGQSIRLPSTASFKLPMAAVSKPLTVVAASKKAVAVLKGNSQVEGVVTLVQEDDGPTTVKVRVTGLTPGLHGFHLHEYGDTTNGCISTGAHFNPNNMTHGAPEDEVRHAGDLGNIVANSEGVAEATMVDNQIPLSGPNSVVGRAFVVHELEDDLGKGGHELSLTTGNAGGRLACGVVGLTPLE; encoded by the exons ATGCAAGCGCTGCTCACCGCCGCCATGGCCGCCCAGACCGTCCTCTTCACGGCCGCCCACGCTTCTCCCCTCCTCCCTCCTTCCTCTGCCCGCCCTTTCCACTCCGCCTTCGTCGGTCAGTCCATCCGTCTCCCCTCCACCGCCTCCTTCAAGCTTCCCATGGCTGCCGTGTCGAAGCCCCTCACCGTCGTCGCCGCCTCCAAGAAGGCCGTCGCCGTCCTCAAGGGCAACTCCCAGGTCGAGGGCGTCGTCACCCTCGTCCAAGAAGACGATG GTCCTACAACAGTAAAAGTTCGTGTTACTGGACTTACACCGGGACTTCATGGTTTCCATCTA CATGAGTACGGGGACACCACCAATGGGTGCATATCAACAG GGGCACATTTTAACCCTAACAATATGACACATGGTGCTCCTGAAGATGAAGTCCGTCATGCGGGTGACCTGGGAAACATAGTTGCAAACTCTGAAG GAGTTGCTGAGGCAACAATGGTAGATAACCAG ATTCCATTGAGTGGACCAAATTCGGTTGTCGGAAGAGCATTTGTGGTTCATGAGCTGGAGGATGATCTTGGAAAAG GGGGGCATGAACTCAGCCTTACCACTGGAAATGCAGGAGGAAGATTGGCATGTG GTGTTGTTGGGTTGACCCCCCTTGAGTGA
- the LOC105059070 gene encoding ras-related protein RABE1a, producing MAAPPARARADYDYLIKLLLIGDSGVGKSCLLLRFTDDSFTTSFITTIGIDFKIRTIELDGKRIKLQIWDTAGQERFRTITTAYYRGAMGILLVYDVTDESSFNNIRNWIRQIEQHASDNVNKILVGNKADMDESKRAVSTSQGQMLADEYGIKFFETSAKTNFNVEQVFFSIARDIKQRLADSDSKSEPQTIKINNPDAAAAPSIAEQKSSCCGS from the exons ATGGCGGCACCACCGGCGAGAGCGCGCGCGGACTACGACTACCTCATCAAGCTCCTCCTGATCGGCGATAGCG GGGTTGGAAAGAGTTGTTTGCTTTTGCGCTTTACTGATGATTCTTTCACCACTAGTTTTATTACCACAATAGG GATTGACTTTAAGATCAGGACAATTGAACTTGATGGGAAACGTATTAAGTTGCAGATATGGGATACAGCTGGTCAAGAACGTTTTCGTACGATTACAACAG CTTATTACAGGGGAGCAATGGGTATTTTGCTGGTTTATGATGTCACTGATGAATCTTCTTTCAACA ATATTAGGAACTGGATTCGTCAAATTGAGCAGCATGCATCTGATAATGTTAACAAAATATTGGTTGGCAACAAGGCTGACATGGATGAGAGCAAGCGG GCTGTCTCTACATCGCAGGGCCAGATGCTAGCTGATGAATATGGCATCAAATTTTTCGAGACT AGTGCAAAAACAAACTTCAATGTGGAGCAGGTCTTCTTCTCAATTGCTAGGGACATCAAGCAAAGACTAGCAGATAGTGACTCTAAATCTGAG CCCCAAACCATCAAAATCAACAATCCAGATGCTGCTGCTGCCCCCAGCATTGCGGAGCAGAAATCAAGTTGCTGTGGTTCCTGA